A genome region from Candidatus Manganitrophus noduliformans includes the following:
- a CDS encoding DUF4321 domain-containing protein, which translates to MGEILLLFSPSGFLKDVFLKGYHIGITPPFTFDLHLVTFTFGFTFRINLLSLLGIILGIYTYKQA; encoded by the coding sequence ATGGGAGAGATTCTACTTCTCTTCTCTCCTTCCGGCTTTCTTAAAGATGTTTTTCTCAAAGGGTACCATATCGGCATTACCCCTCCGTTTACCTTTGATCTTCATTTGGTGACGTTTACCTTCGGCTTCACCTTCCGAATCAATCTCCTCAGTCTTCTCGGCATTATTCTGGGAATCTATACTTACAAACAGGCATAA
- the uvrB gene encoding excinuclease ABC subunit UvrB, with protein MNPFKLHSNFTPKGDQPNAIRALSEGVRRREPHQVLLGVTGSGKTYTLANVIERVQKPTLVIAHNKTLAAQLYHEFKTFFPENAVEYFVSYYDYYQPEAYIPHTDTFIEKDSSINDAIDRMRHSATRSLLERNDIIIVASVSCIYGLGSPEAYHDMLVYLEEGKEIERDQVLKKLVEIQYERNDFDFYRGTFRVRGDVIEIFPASSEDRCIRVEFFGDTVDAIYEVDPLRGTIIQRLPKIAVYPGSHYVIPPDRLHVALQGIEEELHDRIKFFRDRQMLLEAQRIEQRTIFDLEMIREIGYCQGVENYSRHLSGRAPGQPPPTLLDYFPDDFLLIIDESHATVPQIGGMQEGDRARKTNLVEYGFRLPSAFDNRPLKFQEFEQFMRTVLYVSATPGPYELERAKGRIVEQVIRPTGLMDPEVVIRPAKGQVDDLLEEIRKRVDRSERVLVTTLTKRMAEDLTEYYQEIGIKVRYLHADIETMERMEIIRDLRLGKFDVLVGINLLREGLDLPEVSLVAILDADKEGYLRSHRSLIQTAGRAARHVSGEVILYADTMTKSMRMMIDETNRRRQIQAAYNMEHGITPESIRKVIPETLREAVEADYYTVPIAAEEGEIYIPEEELPRVLQSLEREMRDAAKRLEYEKAAEIRDRIKRLKEGQVIR; from the coding sequence ATGAATCCATTCAAGCTTCATTCGAATTTTACACCGAAAGGGGACCAGCCGAACGCCATCCGTGCCCTTTCTGAAGGGGTCCGTCGGAGGGAGCCGCACCAGGTCCTCCTAGGTGTCACCGGCTCAGGAAAAACATATACACTCGCCAATGTAATCGAGCGGGTCCAGAAGCCGACGCTCGTGATTGCCCACAACAAGACCTTGGCCGCGCAGCTCTACCACGAGTTTAAAACCTTCTTTCCTGAAAACGCGGTCGAGTACTTTGTCAGCTATTACGATTACTACCAGCCTGAGGCGTATATCCCCCACACCGATACCTTCATCGAAAAGGACTCTTCCATCAATGATGCCATCGACCGGATGCGGCATTCCGCGACCCGATCCCTCCTGGAGCGGAACGATATCATTATCGTCGCATCGGTCTCGTGTATTTACGGCCTTGGATCGCCGGAGGCCTATCATGACATGTTGGTTTATCTGGAGGAAGGGAAGGAGATCGAGCGGGATCAGGTATTGAAGAAGCTGGTCGAAATCCAGTACGAGCGGAACGACTTTGATTTTTATCGAGGGACCTTCCGGGTGCGGGGAGATGTCATCGAAATCTTTCCGGCGTCATCGGAAGACCGCTGCATCCGCGTCGAATTTTTCGGCGATACGGTCGATGCGATTTATGAAGTCGATCCCCTCCGCGGAACGATCATTCAACGCCTCCCGAAAATCGCCGTCTATCCGGGGAGCCATTACGTGATCCCGCCCGATCGGCTCCATGTCGCGTTGCAAGGGATTGAGGAAGAGCTTCACGACCGGATCAAGTTTTTTCGGGACCGGCAGATGCTTCTGGAGGCGCAACGGATCGAGCAGAGAACCATCTTCGATTTGGAGATGATCCGGGAGATCGGATACTGCCAGGGGGTTGAGAATTACTCGCGCCACCTCTCGGGCCGCGCGCCGGGGCAGCCGCCGCCGACCCTGCTCGACTATTTTCCCGACGATTTTCTCCTGATCATCGACGAGAGCCATGCGACGGTTCCGCAGATCGGCGGGATGCAGGAGGGGGACCGGGCCCGCAAGACGAACCTGGTGGAGTATGGGTTCCGGCTTCCTTCAGCGTTCGACAACCGTCCGTTGAAGTTCCAGGAGTTCGAGCAATTCATGCGGACCGTCCTCTACGTCTCGGCGACGCCCGGTCCATATGAGCTTGAGCGGGCGAAGGGCCGGATCGTCGAGCAGGTGATCCGGCCGACCGGCCTGATGGATCCGGAGGTGGTCATCCGGCCGGCCAAAGGCCAGGTGGACGATCTGCTGGAGGAGATCCGAAAGCGGGTCGACCGGTCCGAGCGGGTTTTGGTTACGACACTGACCAAGCGGATGGCCGAAGATCTGACTGAGTATTATCAAGAGATCGGGATCAAAGTCCGCTACCTCCACGCCGACATCGAAACGATGGAGCGAATGGAGATCATCCGCGATCTCCGGCTGGGGAAGTTCGATGTCCTGGTCGGGATCAACCTTCTTCGCGAGGGGCTCGATCTTCCGGAGGTGTCGCTGGTGGCGATTTTGGATGCCGACAAAGAGGGCTATCTTCGCTCCCACCGCTCATTGATCCAGACGGCGGGGCGGGCGGCCAGGCATGTTTCGGGAGAGGTGATCCTTTATGCCGACACGATGACGAAGTCGATGCGGATGATGATCGATGAGACGAACCGGCGTCGTCAGATCCAGGCGGCGTACAACATGGAACATGGCATCACCCCCGAATCGATCCGAAAGGTGATTCCCGAAACCCTTCGCGAGGCGGTCGAGGCGGACTATTACACGGTTCCGATCGCCGCGGAGGAGGGGGAGATCTATATCCCGGAAGAGGAGCTGCCGCGGGTTCTGCAGAGCCTGGAGCGGGAGATGCGCGATGCGGCAAAACGCCTTGAGTATGAGAAAGCGGCGGAGATTCGCGATCGCATCAAGCGACTGAAGGAGGGGCAAGTCATCCGTTAA
- a CDS encoding sensor domain-containing diguanylate cyclase: protein MKLHLLDHRHLNVLLGRERKQRAPDRDEPALDLMLKEILKKANQFVPSEAGSILLDDPIGKKEREELVFVACFGPGSSKLPGLRLSINTGIAGATYLSGKPYLSKNVKRDKMFYAKIDKISRFSTRSIICAPIIVENSIYGVIELINRKGKPNFTEEELKLLEIFAGYTSTLIQNVLDARKHIELAKRDGLTGLYNDRYFHTRLEREVRQVRRGQHDLILLFLDMDHFKGVNDQFGHLTGSHILQEVGDVLRKVVPVRGTTVARYGGDEFVIIFSQTTLEEVVQVADRIRTAIKKFPFSTVPINEKAKAETLQGRLTCSIGLASLKKHVGNGTSNSNIRHLLIRKADAAMYVAKDQGKDRICVAPPA from the coding sequence ATGAAGCTCCATCTTCTCGATCACCGACATTTGAACGTCTTGCTGGGACGCGAGCGAAAACAGAGAGCGCCCGATCGGGACGAGCCTGCCCTCGATCTGATGTTGAAGGAAATCCTGAAAAAAGCGAATCAATTCGTCCCGTCGGAGGCCGGCTCCATTCTGTTGGATGATCCGATCGGAAAGAAAGAGCGGGAAGAGCTGGTTTTTGTCGCCTGCTTCGGACCGGGCTCCTCAAAGCTTCCGGGCCTTCGGCTGTCGATCAACACCGGCATCGCCGGGGCGACCTATCTCTCCGGGAAGCCGTATTTAAGCAAGAACGTCAAGCGGGATAAGATGTTCTACGCCAAAATCGACAAGATCAGTCGATTCAGCACCCGTTCGATTATCTGTGCGCCGATCATCGTGGAAAATTCGATTTACGGCGTCATTGAATTAATCAATCGCAAAGGGAAGCCCAATTTTACCGAGGAAGAGTTGAAGCTCCTCGAGATCTTCGCCGGGTATACATCGACATTGATTCAAAACGTGTTGGACGCCCGCAAACATATCGAGCTGGCGAAGCGGGACGGATTGACGGGACTCTATAACGACCGCTATTTTCACACCCGCCTCGAACGGGAGGTCCGGCAGGTCCGAAGGGGCCAGCATGACCTGATCCTCCTTTTCTTGGACATGGACCACTTCAAAGGGGTCAATGATCAATTCGGTCATCTGACCGGAAGCCATATTCTTCAAGAGGTCGGCGACGTTCTCCGGAAAGTCGTTCCAGTCCGGGGGACGACGGTCGCCCGTTACGGCGGCGATGAATTTGTCATCATCTTCTCTCAAACCACGCTGGAGGAAGTGGTGCAGGTGGCCGATCGGATTCGGACCGCGATCAAGAAATTCCCCTTCTCCACCGTGCCGATCAATGAAAAGGCGAAAGCCGAGACCCTTCAGGGACGGCTGACCTGCAGCATCGGGCTGGCCTCTTTGAAGAAACATGTCGGCAACGGCACTTCGAACAGCAATATCCGCCATCTTTTGATCCGTAAGGCGGATGCCGCGATGTACGTTGCAAAAGACCAGGGAAAAGACCGCATCTGCGTGGCCCCCCCCGCCTGA